In the genome of Pseudomonas sp. P5_109, one region contains:
- a CDS encoding helix-turn-helix domain-containing protein, whose protein sequence is MSIAPPDEIFHLSSASPSQLNRTIGNWEMSLIPTEHEARIRQHKLFHSPVLQCSRLEFDSSVTLVSSVPAGFVTFAISQSPIGCPVVNNHKLRPNEVIVLHSDESVHYTCEPNETLFTITTTLEHYDRCRQQHRVIDILANRTNHSFQAENFQFIQSAIQAISAACVDINDCASPQLGEAQRSAIESTVLASLLQALTPAGGINRKVPTRRKVAIQAIEYIHENTKKTLNIKSLVRQLETTTRTLHFGFIETFGMSPMAYIRNLRLASARRDLINKTWPTVTETAMFWNFHHLGRFSKAYQIAYGESPSETARRNSAKPRNTTSSIYNQMADQRSYLVNGLSSKP, encoded by the coding sequence ATGAGTATTGCACCGCCCGATGAAATCTTTCATTTGTCTTCTGCCTCGCCGAGCCAACTGAACAGAACAATTGGCAATTGGGAAATGAGCCTGATCCCGACTGAGCATGAGGCGCGCATTCGGCAACACAAACTCTTTCACAGCCCCGTACTCCAGTGCAGTCGCCTTGAGTTCGACTCATCCGTCACCCTGGTCAGTTCTGTCCCTGCCGGATTCGTGACGTTCGCCATTTCCCAGTCGCCGATTGGGTGCCCCGTCGTAAACAATCACAAACTACGGCCGAATGAAGTCATCGTATTGCACAGCGATGAATCGGTGCATTACACCTGCGAACCGAACGAAACACTTTTCACCATCACCACAACGCTGGAGCACTATGACCGATGCCGCCAACAACACCGTGTCATAGACATCCTTGCCAACAGGACAAACCACAGTTTTCAGGCTGAAAACTTTCAATTCATCCAGTCGGCCATTCAAGCCATCAGCGCTGCGTGCGTAGACATCAACGACTGTGCCTCACCACAACTGGGCGAAGCGCAGCGTTCAGCGATAGAAAGTACGGTACTTGCTTCGCTATTGCAGGCGTTGACACCCGCTGGCGGCATCAACCGCAAGGTGCCAACCAGGCGAAAGGTGGCGATACAAGCCATCGAGTACATTCATGAAAATACAAAAAAAACACTCAATATAAAATCACTCGTAAGGCAACTTGAAACCACCACACGCACCCTGCACTTTGGTTTTATTGAAACCTTCGGGATGTCACCAATGGCCTATATCAGAAATTTGAGACTGGCAAGTGCCCGTCGCGACCTGATTAATAAAACCTGGCCCACCGTGACAGAAACCGCGATGTTCTGGAACTTTCACCATCTGGGTCGGTTTTCCAAGGCCTATCAGATTGCTTACGGAGAGTCACCGTCAGAAACGGCCAGGCGCAACTCAGCCAAACCCAGGAACACCACCTCATCCATTTACAACCAGATGGCTGACCAGAGAAGTTATCTCGTTAACGGACTTTCATCAAAGCCCTGA
- a CDS encoding transcriptional regulator, with translation MSHTFKLKNGAVAVFDPDSAVLCITTPHGDVQNSTLGRAESRLLDLLLMEPGVTKSRDEIIDYTWNDRVVASGSLNQTVFSLRNILNDGRDHEILMTVPRRGYCFNRHCMVDAAADITAPTEEVVQPVAPGPGQPASPGIDEPPAPSAKTEQSTRITKAQLIAYIVTLAVGAFTIFQFDFDAPKIEISSIDNNGLVIHAVGSDLAEAKALMDLSVKQTEQLSPSLKGQVWINLYKANYSVSCIRPDQSTANLQLNSSERDLALMIRQCLEVTL, from the coding sequence ATGAGCCACACCTTCAAGTTGAAAAATGGCGCCGTGGCCGTATTCGACCCAGACAGCGCCGTGCTTTGCATTACAACACCCCATGGAGATGTACAAAACTCCACGCTAGGTAGAGCTGAGTCGCGCCTGTTGGACCTGCTGCTCATGGAGCCGGGAGTCACTAAAAGCCGCGACGAAATCATCGACTACACCTGGAACGACCGCGTGGTTGCCTCCGGTAGTTTGAATCAAACCGTTTTCTCACTACGCAATATTCTTAATGACGGTCGAGATCACGAGATTCTGATGACTGTTCCTCGACGAGGATACTGCTTCAACCGACACTGTATGGTCGATGCTGCGGCAGATATAACAGCACCCACAGAGGAAGTTGTGCAACCAGTCGCTCCCGGCCCTGGACAACCAGCGTCACCTGGTATTGATGAGCCGCCGGCACCATCAGCCAAAACTGAACAATCCACCCGCATCACAAAGGCTCAACTGATCGCTTACATCGTTACGCTGGCAGTCGGTGCCTTTACTATTTTTCAGTTTGACTTCGACGCGCCAAAAATTGAAATTTCCAGTATCGACAACAATGGACTGGTCATACACGCCGTGGGCAGCGATCTTGCCGAGGCTAAAGCGCTGATGGACCTGTCGGTCAAACAAACTGAACAGCTATCGCCAAGCCTGAAGGGCCAGGTCTGGATCAACCTGTATAAAGCCAATTACTCCGTTTCGTGTATCCGCCCGGACCAAAGCACTGCAAATCTACAATTGAACAGCAGCGAAAGAGACCTCGCCTTGATGATTCGTCAATGTCTGGAAGTCACCTTATGA